The Phyllostomus discolor isolate MPI-MPIP mPhyDis1 chromosome 4, mPhyDis1.pri.v3, whole genome shotgun sequence genome window below encodes:
- the LOC114495079 gene encoding amine sulfotransferase-like — translation MDNTDKYLLNYKGHNFASPVVNDIDFLENIEDFEIRDDDVFLITYPKSGTIWTQQILSLIYSEGHRNGTENLQTVDRVPFFEYNTRKVDFVKRPSPRLFASHLSYNLVPKGLTNKKAKIIYVYRNPKDVLTSYFHYSNLVVIFEAMNSIEELLEKFLDGKVVGGLWFDHVRGWYEHRRDFNILFMMYEEMKKDLRSSVLKISSFLEKELSEEDVETIVKQATFQYMKSDPRANCDSIVSNELGRRTNEGRFLRKGTVGDWKRHLTVEQNERFDKVFQRKMRDVPLKFIWDLNEG, via the exons ATGGACAACAcagacaaatatttactgaactatAAAGGCCATAATTTTGCATCTCCTGTTGTTAATGATATtgattttctagaaaatatagaGGATTTTGAAATCAGAGATGATGATGTCTTCTTAATTACATATCCAAAATCCG gtACCATCTGGACTCAGCAGATACTGAGTTTGATTTATTCTGAGGGACATCGTAATGGAACTGAAAATTTGCAAACGGTTGATAGAGTCCCCTTCTTTGAATACAATACACGCAAAGTTGACTTTGTCAAGAGACCATCCCCTCGCCTCTTCGCATCTCACCTCTCCTACAATTTAGTACCCAAGGGTCttacaaacaaaaaagctaaa ATTATTTACGTCTACAGAAACCCCAAGGATGTTTTGACTTCATACTTTCATTATTCAAATTTAGTGGTTATATTTGAAGCTATGAATAGCATAGAGGAACTCTTGGAAAAGTTTCTAGATGGAAAAG TGGTGGGAGGCCTTTGGTTTGATCACGTCAGAGGCTGGTACGAGCACAGACGAGACTTCAATATTCTGTTCATGATGTACGAGGAAATGAAAAAG GATCTCAGAAGTTCTGTGCTTAAAATCAGCAGTTTCCTTGAGAAAGAACTGAGTGAAGAGGATGTGGAAACTATTGTGAAACAAGCTACATTTCAGTACATGAAGTCTGATCCAAGAGCAAATTGTGATAGTATTGTAAGCAATGAGCTTGGGAGAAGAACAAATGAGGGACGTTTTCTGCGCAAAG GGACCGTTGGAGACTGGAAACGTCACTTGACAGTGGAGCAAAATGAGAGATTTGACAAAGTATTCCAAAGGAAGATGCGAGATGTTCCCTTGAAGTTCATCTGGGATCTAAATGAGGGGTAG